The Celeribacter marinus genome window below encodes:
- a CDS encoding RNA pyrophosphohydrolase, with protein MKNIDASTLPYRPCVGVVLINAQGKVFVGERIDTPGAWQMPQGGIDAGEAPRDAALRELWEETGIESSAVEVIAETSDWLTYDLPDELLGKVWKGKYRGQKQLWVLMTFSGTDADIQIATDHPEFSKWKWSDRVALVDSIVPFKRDIYERVVEEFSVHLA; from the coding sequence ATGAAAAATATAGATGCGAGCACGCTACCTTACCGCCCGTGTGTCGGTGTGGTCTTGATCAATGCGCAGGGCAAAGTTTTTGTCGGTGAGCGTATTGATACCCCCGGTGCGTGGCAAATGCCCCAAGGCGGGATCGACGCCGGCGAGGCTCCCCGCGATGCGGCCCTAAGAGAGCTTTGGGAAGAGACAGGTATAGAATCATCCGCGGTTGAGGTGATTGCCGAGACATCCGATTGGCTAACTTACGATTTGCCAGATGAGTTGTTGGGCAAAGTCTGGAAAGGCAAATACCGAGGCCAAAAGCAGCTTTGGGTTTTGATGACGTTCTCAGGCACCGATGCCGATATTCAAATCGCCACCGACCATCCCGAATTCTCCAAATGGAAATGGTCCGACCGTGTCGCGCTCGTCGATAGTATTGTCCCGTTCAAACGCGATATTTATGAACGCGTTGTCGAAGAGTTCAGTGTGCATCTGGCATAG
- a CDS encoding lytic murein transglycosylase, with the protein MSFRSALFVGLTVLLAGQAGSAQPVGSVTPHTFSTETSLLQFVSTTSNAGFDRWIDAFKARAAREGISQTVLTRAFSGIDYNESVIAKDRNQSEFTKQIWDYLDSAASPTRVKNGKAAMRKHAKTLDDIEARFGVDKHVVAAVWGLESAYGATRGDIPIIEALATLAYDGRRGRFFEAQLIAALQILQSGDTTPRNMTGSWAGAMGHTQFIPTSFLAFAVDGDGDGKRDIWSDDPTDALASTAAYLARHGWNKNQSWGVEVRLPRGFDYSSARRENMRAPSDWGSMGVVGMNGQPVPNYGAASILLPAGAQGAAFMIFENFRVIERYNKADAYVIGVGHLSDLLKGGDPIQASWPRGYNPLSFNEKKQMQRILKRKGFLDDKVDGIIGPNSINAIRDFQRSIGVTPDGYPSQTLLGQLR; encoded by the coding sequence ATGTCGTTTCGAAGTGCTTTGTTTGTTGGCTTAACGGTCCTGCTTGCGGGTCAAGCGGGTTCAGCACAACCTGTAGGCTCTGTTACGCCGCATACGTTCTCAACGGAGACTTCTCTTTTGCAATTTGTTTCGACGACATCCAACGCCGGCTTTGATCGTTGGATTGATGCCTTTAAAGCACGCGCAGCGCGAGAGGGCATATCTCAAACGGTACTGACCCGCGCATTTTCAGGGATCGACTACAACGAGAGCGTTATCGCCAAGGATCGTAATCAGTCCGAATTTACCAAGCAAATTTGGGACTACCTCGATAGCGCGGCCTCACCCACTCGTGTTAAAAACGGCAAAGCAGCGATGCGAAAGCACGCCAAAACCCTCGACGATATTGAGGCCCGGTTTGGTGTCGATAAACATGTTGTTGCCGCAGTTTGGGGATTGGAAAGTGCCTACGGGGCAACGCGTGGCGACATTCCAATCATCGAAGCTCTCGCAACATTGGCCTACGATGGCCGGCGTGGCCGTTTCTTTGAGGCGCAACTCATTGCCGCGCTCCAAATTTTGCAATCTGGCGACACAACACCGCGCAATATGACAGGCAGTTGGGCGGGAGCGATGGGGCATACCCAGTTCATACCAACGTCCTTTCTCGCCTTTGCCGTTGACGGTGATGGAGATGGAAAACGCGATATTTGGTCAGACGATCCAACGGACGCTCTCGCGTCAACAGCCGCATATCTTGCACGTCACGGATGGAACAAGAATCAATCATGGGGTGTCGAGGTTCGGTTGCCACGCGGATTTGACTATAGCTCTGCTCGGCGCGAAAACATGCGCGCCCCATCGGACTGGGGATCAATGGGTGTGGTCGGCATGAATGGCCAACCCGTCCCGAATTACGGGGCCGCATCAATCCTTTTGCCCGCAGGCGCTCAAGGCGCAGCGTTTATGATTTTCGAGAATTTTCGCGTAATTGAACGCTACAATAAAGCAGACGCCTACGTGATTGGCGTGGGCCATTTGTCCGACCTTCTCAAAGGTGGTGATCCAATTCAGGCCTCGTGGCCTCGCGGATACAACCCTTTATCATTCAATGAGAAAAAACAAATGCAGCGTATTTTAAAGCGCAAAGGGTTCTTGGACGACAAGGTAGACGGCATTATCGGGCCAAATTCGATCAACGCGATACGGGATTTTCAACGCTCGATTGGCGTCACTCCAGACGGCTATCCATCGCAAACGCTCTTGGGCCAGTTACGTTAA
- the rnr gene encoding ribonuclease R translates to MNKIPTKAEIQNWISEHPTQTSKRDIAKAFGIKGAARIDLKRILKELEAEGHLTKRSKTYRDPDKLPPVSVLAILGPDKDGDLFARPLEWTGDGPEPRILMLVRDGDSALGEGERILAKLQEIKGEDHQYQARLIRKIGTNPHKILGVFRKSAEGGRVLPIDKGSNKDWLVKAGNEGGAKDGELVEAEQSGPTGRMGLPVARIVTRLGDPTAPKAVSLIAIHQLGIPDDFPDAVIDEADAATPADLTGREDLRDVPLVTIDPADARDHDDAIWAEPDGDPSNKGGFILWVAIADVAHYVTPGSQLDREAWTRGNSSYFPDRVVPMLPDRLSGDLCSLHEGVPRACLAVKMTIDAQGKKLKHTFLRGLMRSAASLNYAEVQQARDGAPNEKCARLMESVIDPIYQAYDALKNARSLRQPLELDLPERKIILGEDGRVKSVNFAERFDAHKLIEEFMVLANVSAAEELFHRNRPLLYRVHEEPSDEKLDALREIAGASGFTLAKGQVLHTSHLNRLLAQAAGTDQDDLINISTLRSMTQAYYHPENFGHFGLALRSYAHFTSPIRRYADLIVHRALVSAHGWGKDGLSPDEIDRLEVTAKHISETERRSMTAERDTTDRYLASYLSERIGDEMAGHISGIQKFGLFVKLDETGADGLVPVRSIGREFFVFDPERQTLMGSDTGVTLAIGQSVLVKIADASPITGGLELELLQVEGENMPGGARRGPSKYRSRKHGKNKAKQDKARKKVVRRRH, encoded by the coding sequence CAAAAGCCGAAATTCAAAACTGGATTTCAGAGCACCCGACTCAGACGTCAAAGCGCGATATAGCGAAAGCCTTTGGCATCAAAGGGGCTGCGCGTATCGACCTGAAACGCATTTTGAAGGAGTTGGAAGCCGAAGGGCACCTCACCAAGCGAAGCAAGACCTACCGCGACCCAGACAAGCTTCCACCCGTCTCGGTGCTGGCTATTCTGGGCCCCGACAAGGACGGCGACCTGTTCGCACGGCCGCTTGAGTGGACAGGCGACGGGCCAGAGCCGCGCATTCTTATGCTGGTGCGTGACGGAGATTCCGCCCTTGGCGAAGGGGAGCGGATCCTCGCAAAACTACAAGAGATCAAAGGTGAGGATCACCAGTATCAGGCCCGCTTGATCCGCAAAATCGGCACGAACCCACACAAAATCCTCGGTGTATTCCGAAAGTCTGCCGAAGGTGGACGCGTCTTGCCGATCGACAAAGGGTCGAACAAAGACTGGCTTGTAAAGGCTGGCAATGAGGGTGGCGCAAAAGACGGCGAATTGGTCGAAGCCGAACAATCAGGGCCCACAGGGCGCATGGGATTACCGGTTGCACGGATTGTGACACGGCTTGGCGACCCCACAGCACCCAAAGCGGTCTCATTGATCGCCATCCATCAGCTGGGTATTCCAGATGACTTTCCTGATGCCGTAATCGATGAGGCTGACGCCGCCACACCCGCCGATTTGACCGGACGCGAAGATTTGCGCGATGTCCCATTGGTCACGATCGATCCTGCGGATGCACGAGATCACGATGACGCTATTTGGGCAGAACCTGATGGTGACCCGAGCAACAAGGGCGGTTTTATTCTTTGGGTCGCGATTGCCGATGTTGCCCACTACGTGACCCCAGGATCGCAGCTCGATCGCGAAGCGTGGACCCGTGGAAATTCGTCTTATTTCCCTGATCGCGTTGTGCCGATGCTTCCAGATCGCTTGTCCGGTGATCTATGCTCACTGCATGAGGGCGTGCCGCGCGCATGTCTCGCAGTCAAAATGACCATCGACGCCCAAGGTAAAAAACTCAAACACACCTTCTTGCGTGGGTTGATGCGGTCCGCCGCCTCCCTGAATTACGCCGAAGTCCAACAGGCGCGCGATGGCGCACCAAACGAGAAATGCGCCCGCCTCATGGAGAGCGTTATTGATCCGATCTATCAGGCCTATGACGCATTGAAGAATGCACGAAGCCTGAGGCAGCCGCTTGAACTTGACCTACCAGAACGCAAAATCATTCTCGGAGAGGATGGGCGCGTTAAGTCCGTGAATTTTGCAGAGCGGTTTGATGCGCATAAACTGATCGAAGAGTTCATGGTGTTGGCAAATGTATCTGCCGCCGAAGAGCTCTTTCATCGAAATCGGCCTTTGTTGTACCGCGTGCACGAGGAGCCGTCAGACGAAAAGCTAGACGCCCTACGAGAAATCGCTGGTGCATCCGGCTTCACATTGGCCAAAGGTCAGGTGCTTCATACCTCGCACCTCAACAGGTTGCTCGCACAGGCCGCAGGCACGGATCAGGACGACTTGATCAACATCTCGACGTTGCGCTCCATGACACAAGCCTATTACCACCCTGAAAACTTCGGGCACTTTGGTTTGGCGCTGAGGTCATATGCACACTTCACATCACCCATTCGACGCTATGCCGATTTGATCGTTCACCGCGCTCTGGTGTCGGCTCACGGATGGGGTAAGGATGGCCTTTCGCCTGACGAAATTGACCGCCTTGAGGTCACTGCCAAACACATCTCGGAAACCGAGCGCCGCTCTATGACTGCTGAACGCGATACCACGGATCGGTATCTTGCATCATACCTGAGTGAACGGATCGGCGACGAAATGGCGGGGCATATTTCCGGCATCCAAAAGTTCGGACTGTTTGTAAAACTCGATGAAACTGGCGCCGATGGTCTAGTTCCCGTGCGCTCGATTGGCCGCGAATTCTTCGTATTCGATCCCGAGCGGCAAACACTCATGGGATCAGACACCGGCGTCACACTTGCCATTGGTCAAAGCGTTTTGGTCAAAATAGCAGATGCGAGTCCCATTACCGGCGGGTTGGAGTTAGAACTTTTGCAAGTAGAGGGCGAGAATATGCCTGGCGGCGCACGCCGCGGCCCGTCAAAATACAGATCACGCAAACACGGAAAAAACAAAGCCAAACAGGACAAAGCGCGCAAAAAGGTAGTGCGCCGCCGCCACTAG